One region of Streptomyces sp. CG4 genomic DNA includes:
- a CDS encoding DUF3499 domain-containing protein, with translation MESRRGPLKSAVPSNVVSPVRRCSRTACGRPAVATLTYVYADSTAVLGPLATYAEPHCYDLCAEHSERLTAPRGWEVVRLLDGSAPARPSGDDLEALANAVREAARPQERAAEAGGGGARTADPMEVARRGHLRVLRSPDN, from the coding sequence GTGGAGAGTCGTCGCGGCCCGCTCAAGAGTGCGGTACCGTCCAACGTCGTGAGCCCTGTACGTCGCTGTTCGCGCACCGCCTGCGGCCGACCCGCCGTCGCGACGCTGACGTACGTCTACGCCGACTCGACCGCGGTCCTCGGCCCGCTCGCCACCTACGCCGAACCCCACTGCTACGACCTGTGCGCCGAGCACTCCGAACGCCTCACCGCCCCCCGCGGCTGGGAGGTCGTCCGCCTCCTCGACGGCTCCGCTCCCGCGCGGCCCAGCGGAGACGATCTGGAGGCGCTCGCCAACGCGGTACGCGAGGCGGCCCGCCCCCAGGAGCGCGCGGCCGAGGCGGGCGGCGGCGGAGCCCGTACGGCGGACCCCATGGAAGTTGCCCGCCGCGGCCACCTCCGCGTCCTGCGCTCACCGGACAACTGA
- a CDS encoding phosphomannomutase/phosphoglucomutase encodes MTADLSQIVKAYDVRGVVPDQWDESLAGLFGAAFAEVTGASAIVVGHDMRPSSPGLTRAFARGAADRGVDVTEIGLCSTDQLYYASGALNLPGAMFTASHNPAQYNGIKLCRAGAAPVGQDTGLTQIRELVERWLESGAPEPVAEPGTLSTRETLDDYAAHLRSLVDLTSIRPLKVVVDAGNGMGGHTVPTVFAGLPLALVPMYFELDGTFPNHEANPLDPANLVDLQKRVPQEGADLGIAFDGDADRCFVVDEHGDPVSPSAITALVARRELARHGGEGTIIHNLITSRTVPEVVKEHGGTPVRTRVGHSFIKAEMARTGAIFGGEHSAHYYFKDFWNADTGMLAALHVLAALGTQDGPLSALVAQYDRYTGSGEINSTVADQSARLAAIRAAYEGRADVTLDDLDGLTVAAADWWFNVRPSNTEPLLRLNAEAKDEATMARIRDEALAIIRA; translated from the coding sequence GTGACTGCTGATCTGTCGCAGATCGTGAAGGCGTACGACGTACGCGGAGTGGTGCCGGACCAGTGGGACGAGTCACTGGCCGGGCTCTTCGGCGCCGCCTTCGCGGAGGTGACGGGTGCTTCGGCGATCGTCGTCGGCCACGACATGCGGCCCTCGTCCCCGGGCCTGACCCGCGCCTTCGCCCGCGGCGCGGCGGACCGCGGTGTGGACGTCACCGAGATCGGCCTGTGCTCCACGGACCAGCTGTACTACGCCTCGGGCGCGCTGAACCTGCCCGGCGCCATGTTCACCGCCTCGCACAACCCGGCCCAGTACAACGGCATCAAGCTGTGCCGCGCGGGCGCCGCCCCGGTCGGCCAGGACACCGGCCTCACGCAGATCCGCGAACTGGTCGAGCGGTGGCTGGAGTCGGGCGCCCCCGAGCCGGTCGCCGAGCCGGGAACCCTGAGCACCCGCGAGACGTTGGACGATTACGCGGCGCACCTCCGCTCCCTCGTCGACCTGACCTCCATCCGCCCCTTGAAGGTCGTGGTCGATGCCGGCAACGGCATGGGCGGCCACACGGTCCCCACGGTCTTCGCCGGCCTGCCCCTGGCCCTCGTCCCGATGTACTTCGAGCTGGACGGCACCTTCCCGAACCACGAGGCCAACCCGCTCGACCCGGCCAACCTCGTGGACCTGCAGAAGCGGGTGCCCCAGGAGGGCGCCGACCTGGGCATCGCCTTCGACGGCGACGCCGACCGCTGCTTCGTCGTGGACGAGCACGGCGACCCGGTCTCCCCGTCCGCGATCACCGCCCTGGTCGCCCGGCGCGAACTCGCCCGCCACGGCGGCGAGGGCACGATCATCCACAACCTGATCACGTCCCGTACGGTCCCGGAGGTCGTGAAGGAGCACGGCGGCACCCCGGTCCGCACCCGCGTCGGCCACTCCTTCATCAAGGCCGAGATGGCCCGCACCGGCGCGATCTTCGGCGGCGAGCACTCCGCGCACTACTACTTCAAGGACTTCTGGAACGCCGACACGGGCATGCTGGCCGCCCTGCACGTCCTGGCCGCCCTCGGCACCCAGGACGGCCCCCTCTCCGCCCTCGTCGCCCAGTACGACCGCTACACCGGCTCCGGCGAGATCAACTCCACGGTCGCGGACCAGTCCGCCCGTCTCGCCGCGATCCGCGCCGCCTACGAGGGCCGCGCCGACGTCACCTTGGACGACCTCGACGGCCTCACGGTCGCCGCGGCCGACTGGTGGTTCAACGTCCGCCCCTCCAACACCGAGCCCCTCCTCCGCCTGAACGCGGAGGCGAAGGACGAGGCCACGATGGCGAGGATCAGGGACGAGGCGCTGGCCATCATCAGGGCCTGA
- a CDS encoding Trm112 family protein, whose product MPLEAGLLEILACPACHAPLKEQDTELICTGQDCGLAYPVRDDIPVLLVDEARRPQ is encoded by the coding sequence ATGCCGCTCGAAGCCGGCCTCCTGGAGATCCTCGCCTGCCCGGCCTGCCACGCCCCCCTCAAGGAGCAGGACACCGAGCTGATCTGCACGGGCCAGGACTGCGGCCTCGCCTACCCGGTCCGCGACGACATCCCGGTGCTCCTCGTGGACGAGGCCCGCCGCCCCCAGTGA